In Pseudobacter ginsenosidimutans, the following are encoded in one genomic region:
- a CDS encoding TlpA disulfide reductase family protein, whose amino-acid sequence MKRISFFLFFLLPLLGNAQTKFVIDGSLDAPDNTMLHLIYHGPENWQVDSVKLLHGKFHFSGEYTEPVKANLTMRMGNDDYRSVSFYLENVPLKISAGKDLRAATVKGGTVNREWAAWEKMNGVDNDNPDSVLIASYVSKYPASVVSLDLVIEKVNTEKYYSLFEQLAPELKTLPRAQEYDRFVNGHRALKVGQMAPDFTVVDPDGKSWTLSDYRGKYVYLDFWASWCKPCRAAHPWLSKINERFKDKGFVLLGISLDYKKEAWLKAIAEDHVQWKQGSELKGFNGEIAKLYQIGILPNGILIDPDGRIMEKGNIEKTLEERLGN is encoded by the coding sequence ATGAAAAGAATTTCCTTTTTCCTTTTTTTTCTCCTGCCCCTGCTGGGGAATGCACAAACAAAGTTTGTGATCGATGGCAGTCTGGATGCGCCGGACAATACCATGCTGCATCTGATCTATCACGGACCGGAGAACTGGCAGGTGGATTCAGTTAAACTCCTGCACGGGAAATTCCATTTTTCCGGCGAGTACACAGAGCCTGTAAAAGCGAACCTCACCATGCGTATGGGAAACGATGATTACCGCTCTGTTTCTTTTTACCTGGAAAATGTTCCGTTGAAGATAAGTGCGGGAAAGGATCTCAGGGCGGCAACGGTAAAAGGCGGAACTGTCAACCGGGAATGGGCTGCATGGGAAAAAATGAATGGCGTGGATAATGATAATCCTGACAGCGTGCTGATCGCTTCATATGTTTCAAAATATCCTGCTTCTGTGGTGAGCCTGGATCTCGTTATAGAAAAAGTGAATACAGAAAAGTACTATTCTCTTTTTGAACAATTGGCTCCTGAGTTGAAAACCCTTCCCAGGGCGCAGGAATATGACCGGTTCGTAAATGGTCATCGTGCTTTGAAAGTTGGACAAATGGCTCCCGATTTTACCGTGGTAGATCCGGATGGCAAGTCCTGGACGCTCTCCGATTACAGGGGTAAATATGTATACCTCGATTTCTGGGCCAGTTGGTGCAAACCCTGTCGTGCTGCACATCCCTGGTTATCCAAAATAAACGAACGTTTCAAGGATAAGGGATTTGTGCTGCTTGGCATTTCCCTGGATTATAAGAAGGAAGCCTGGCTGAAAGCCATTGCGGAAGATCATGTTCAGTGGAAGCAGGGGAGTGAGTTGAAAGGATTCAATGGTGAAATTGCGAAGCTGTACCAGATCGGTATCCTGCCTAATGGTATCCTGATTGATCCCGATGGAAGGATAATGGAAAAAGGGAATATTGAAAAAACATTGGAAGAACGCCTCGGCAACTGA
- the rocD gene encoding ornithine--oxo-acid transaminase yields MQATVSSSAREQHYLSLEDKFGAHNYHPLPVVLERGQGVHVWDVDGKRYFDFLSGYSAVNQGHCHPDIVAAVIEQAQKLTLTSRAFHSSLLGEYAQFITEYFGYNKVLPMNTGVEAVETAIKLCRRWGYEVKGIEENKAVIIVCSNNFHGRTSTVISFSSDPSARKGFGPFMQGFVSIPFNNLDALSEALKDKNVAGFLVEPIQGEAGVVVPDEGYLAKAKQFCADANVLFIADEIQTGLGRTGKMLACDHENVRPDILILGKALSGGIMPVSGVLADDEIMLTIKPGEHGSTYGGNPLACKVAIAALTVLKNEKMSENAEKMGELLRQKLRDLQSPHIKLIRGKGLLNAIVISHKNADAAWDLCLAMKENGILAKPTHGDKIRLAPPLVITADEIEECVQLIGKSLKVLD; encoded by the coding sequence ATGCAAGCAACAGTTTCATCCTCTGCCAGAGAGCAGCATTACCTGAGTTTGGAAGACAAATTCGGCGCGCATAATTACCATCCCCTTCCCGTAGTATTGGAACGCGGACAAGGTGTGCATGTATGGGACGTAGATGGTAAACGCTATTTTGATTTTCTAAGCGGTTACTCTGCCGTCAACCAGGGACATTGCCATCCCGATATCGTTGCTGCCGTGATAGAGCAGGCACAGAAACTCACACTCACCAGCCGCGCCTTTCACAGCTCCCTCCTGGGTGAGTATGCGCAATTCATTACAGAGTATTTCGGATACAATAAAGTACTGCCAATGAATACCGGCGTGGAAGCGGTGGAAACGGCCATCAAGCTCTGCCGCCGCTGGGGATATGAAGTGAAGGGGATCGAAGAGAACAAGGCAGTGATCATTGTTTGTTCCAACAATTTCCACGGCCGTACCAGCACTGTGATCTCCTTCAGTTCCGACCCTTCTGCAAGAAAAGGCTTCGGTCCGTTCATGCAGGGATTCGTGAGCATTCCATTCAATAACCTGGATGCGCTGAGCGAAGCATTGAAAGATAAAAACGTTGCCGGTTTCCTGGTAGAACCAATCCAGGGCGAAGCAGGTGTGGTAGTACCCGATGAAGGTTATCTCGCCAAAGCAAAACAATTCTGCGCAGACGCCAATGTACTGTTCATTGCTGATGAGATCCAGACAGGCCTTGGCAGAACAGGGAAAATGCTGGCCTGCGATCATGAAAATGTAAGGCCCGATATCCTGATCCTCGGAAAAGCATTGAGTGGTGGCATCATGCCCGTATCAGGCGTGCTGGCTGACGACGAGATCATGCTCACCATCAAACCGGGAGAACATGGTTCCACATACGGAGGCAATCCGCTGGCCTGTAAAGTGGCCATTGCGGCGCTGACTGTCCTGAAAAATGAAAAGATGTCGGAGAATGCAGAAAAAATGGGCGAACTGCTTCGTCAGAAATTACGCGATCTGCAGTCTCCCCATATCAAACTGATCCGCGGCAAAGGATTGCTGAACGCTATCGTGATCAGTCATAAAAATGCCGACGCAGCCTGGGACCTTTGCCTGGCGATGAAAGAGAATGGCATACTGGCCAAACCGACGCATGGCGACAAGATCAGGTTGGCCCCACCGTTAGTGATCACTGCGGATGAGATCGAAGAGTGCGTGCAGCTGATCGGCAAAAGCCTTAAAGTGCTTGACTAA
- the tilS gene encoding tRNA lysidine(34) synthetase TilS, with translation MDLLASFKQFIQKEQLFLPGNKLLLAVSGGLDSVVLTDCCIAACYDIVLAHCNFQLRGAESDRDEQFVRKLASKYNKTVLVRKFDTEAYAKEKKISVQVAARELRYNWFFSLLDAHEADLVFTAHHRDDNIETLLMNFFKGTGIAGLRGILPKQNKLVRPLLFASRADLQAYAEARDLQWVEDSSNASDKYARNYLRHQLVPVLQELYPQVSENLAANIQRFRDIESLYHQAISMHTKKLLEVKGNEVHIPVLKLAKADPLNTIVYEIIKDYRFSPAQTNEVVGLLTSETGKYVQSSSHRILRNRKWLIIAPLAAEDAQHLLIESTGTINFKEGKIRLEESAAADFTLSADPKIAALDAKHIRFPFILRPWKKGDYFYPLGMQKKKKVARFLIDQKLSATAKEKVWVLEMNKKIIWVVGMRIDDRFKVTNSTKSILKITLETA, from the coding sequence ATGGATCTTTTAGCATCATTTAAACAATTCATTCAGAAAGAGCAGCTCTTCCTGCCTGGCAACAAACTATTGCTGGCGGTAAGTGGGGGCCTTGACTCTGTAGTGTTGACCGATTGTTGCATAGCAGCATGCTATGATATAGTTCTCGCTCATTGCAATTTTCAACTGCGCGGCGCAGAGAGCGATCGTGATGAACAATTCGTTCGCAAGCTCGCTTCGAAATACAATAAAACAGTACTGGTCCGGAAATTCGATACAGAAGCTTACGCAAAAGAAAAAAAGATTTCAGTACAGGTTGCAGCGCGCGAACTTCGTTACAACTGGTTCTTCTCTTTGCTTGACGCTCATGAAGCAGATCTTGTTTTCACTGCCCATCACCGCGATGATAATATCGAAACGCTTTTGATGAATTTCTTCAAAGGCACAGGCATTGCCGGTTTGAGGGGCATCTTACCAAAACAAAATAAACTGGTCCGTCCATTATTGTTTGCTTCACGGGCTGATCTGCAGGCTTATGCTGAAGCAAGGGATTTGCAGTGGGTGGAAGACAGTTCCAATGCCTCCGATAAATATGCGCGCAATTATCTGCGCCATCAATTGGTACCGGTTTTGCAGGAGCTCTATCCGCAGGTATCTGAAAATCTTGCTGCCAATATTCAAAGATTCCGTGATATAGAAAGCCTGTATCACCAGGCCATCAGCATGCATACAAAGAAGTTACTGGAAGTAAAAGGCAATGAAGTGCATATCCCGGTATTGAAACTGGCGAAGGCCGATCCTCTGAACACCATCGTGTACGAGATCATCAAAGATTATCGGTTCTCACCTGCACAGACAAACGAAGTAGTTGGTCTGTTGACAAGTGAAACCGGAAAATATGTGCAATCATCTTCTCACCGCATTCTCCGGAACCGGAAATGGCTGATCATTGCGCCACTGGCAGCAGAAGATGCGCAGCATCTGCTCATTGAAAGCACGGGGACTATCAATTTCAAAGAAGGAAAGATCCGCCTGGAAGAAAGCGCTGCTGCGGATTTTACCCTGAGTGCCGATCCAAAGATCGCTGCACTCGATGCAAAGCATATCCGTTTTCCATTTATCCTTCGTCCCTGGAAAAAAGGCGACTATTTCTATCCCCTGGGCATGCAGAAGAAGAAGAAAGTAGCCCGCTTCCTCATAGATCAAAAGCTCAGCGCCACTGCCAAAGAAAAAGTCTGGGTGCTGGAGATGAACAAAAAGATCATCTGGGTAGTGGGCATGCGGATAGATGATCGTTTCAAGGTCACAAACTCAAC
- a CDS encoding electron transfer flavoprotein subunit alpha/FixB family protein has translation MSVLIFIDQAEGHIKKASLEAMSYGAKVAAQLGTTAEGIVLGSVTEDLAALGKYGVKKIHHVNNPALDHFDAQIFTHAIAEGVKATGADVVIFSNNVDGKAIAPRLSAQLKAGLVSGAVALPDTSNGFVVKKNVFSGKAFANIAITTPVKIIALNPNSYKVETAEGSAEVAALNVNVEAPKVKVTAVNKVTGEIPLSEAEIVVSGGRGLKGPENWGFITDLAHVLGAATACSRPVADAHWRPHHEHVGQTGLAIAPNLYIAVGISGAIQHLAGVNRSKVIVVINKDPEAPFFKAADYGIVGDAFEVMPKIIEAAKKVKGMA, from the coding sequence ATGTCAGTTTTAATCTTCATAGACCAGGCCGAAGGCCATATCAAGAAAGCTTCCCTGGAAGCCATGAGCTATGGCGCTAAGGTGGCAGCCCAACTGGGAACCACAGCCGAAGGCATTGTGCTGGGCTCCGTTACGGAAGATCTCGCAGCGCTGGGAAAATATGGCGTTAAGAAGATCCACCATGTGAACAATCCGGCACTGGACCATTTTGATGCACAAATATTCACTCATGCCATCGCCGAGGGTGTGAAAGCCACCGGTGCGGACGTGGTGATCTTCAGTAATAATGTGGATGGAAAGGCCATCGCACCGCGCCTCAGCGCACAACTCAAGGCAGGACTGGTTTCCGGCGCAGTAGCCCTGCCCGATACCAGCAATGGATTTGTAGTGAAGAAGAACGTGTTCTCCGGCAAGGCATTTGCCAATATCGCCATCACTACACCAGTAAAGATCATTGCACTCAATCCCAACTCATACAAAGTGGAAACCGCTGAAGGCAGTGCTGAAGTAGCCGCCCTCAATGTGAACGTGGAAGCGCCCAAAGTAAAAGTAACTGCCGTGAATAAAGTAACCGGCGAGATCCCGCTCAGCGAAGCTGAGATCGTAGTGAGTGGTGGCCGCGGTCTGAAAGGGCCCGAGAACTGGGGCTTCATCACAGACCTGGCCCATGTGCTGGGAGCAGCCACTGCCTGCAGCCGCCCCGTGGCTGATGCACACTGGCGTCCGCATCATGAGCATGTTGGACAGACTGGCCTTGCCATTGCACCCAACCTTTACATTGCCGTAGGCATCTCCGGAGCCATCCAGCACCTGGCAGGTGTGAACCGCAGCAAAGTGATTGTGGTGATCAATAAAGATCCCGAAGCGCCCTTCTTCAAAGCCGCCGATTACGGTATCGTAGGCGACGCTTTTGAAGTGATGCCCAAGATCATTGAAGCCGCCAAAAAGGTGAAAGGAATGGCCTAA
- a CDS encoding TlpA disulfide reductase family protein, with protein MKINILLLSLFLPLLAAAQKKFTIEGSIGLPDSTTISLITQGDKPVLIQKTKVKNGRFYLSGNYQEVIMANLLVFFEGGMMTRTIYLEDGVIHVKAGKKLSEAIVTAGPLNKEWDAWQQQHGQDLKKMNIAEVTSYVQQHPASPVSLDLLIYYWGSRHSLYPLLKDLDVSIRQLERAKKYSQYVESELALSPGGMAPDFTVQDPGGNSWKLSDFRGKYVLIDFWASWCKPCRAAIPELTKVYNKYRDKGFTILGVSIDKKASDWINAVETDKVPWKQGSDLQGEQGEVARLYRVSYVPLLYLLDPEGRIIGGNDFEKVLADRLGN; from the coding sequence ATGAAAATTAACATCCTGCTGCTTTCACTTTTCCTGCCACTGCTGGCTGCGGCACAGAAAAAATTTACGATCGAAGGCAGTATTGGGCTGCCCGACAGTACTACCATTTCCCTGATCACACAGGGTGATAAACCGGTGTTGATTCAAAAAACGAAAGTGAAGAATGGTAGATTTTATCTCTCCGGCAACTACCAGGAAGTGATAATGGCTAATCTCCTGGTATTTTTCGAGGGAGGGATGATGACGAGGACTATCTATCTTGAGGATGGAGTGATACATGTTAAAGCCGGTAAGAAACTGTCGGAGGCCATCGTTACGGCAGGGCCTTTGAACAAGGAATGGGATGCATGGCAGCAGCAGCACGGACAGGATTTGAAAAAGATGAATATCGCAGAAGTGACCAGTTATGTTCAACAACACCCTGCTTCTCCAGTGAGTCTGGACTTGCTAATATATTATTGGGGAAGTCGCCATTCATTGTATCCGTTACTTAAGGATCTTGATGTTTCTATCCGGCAACTGGAGCGTGCAAAAAAATACAGCCAGTATGTTGAAAGCGAACTGGCGCTAAGCCCCGGGGGCATGGCTCCTGATTTCACCGTGCAGGATCCCGGTGGTAATAGCTGGAAACTGTCTGATTTTCGCGGAAAGTATGTACTGATTGATTTTTGGGCCAGCTGGTGTAAGCCCTGCCGGGCTGCCATACCCGAATTAACGAAAGTCTATAATAAATACAGGGATAAAGGTTTTACTATCCTGGGTGTATCGATCGACAAAAAAGCAAGCGACTGGATCAATGCAGTAGAAACTGATAAAGTACCCTGGAAGCAGGGCAGTGACCTGCAGGGCGAGCAGGGTGAAGTAGCCAGGTTATACAGGGTTTCCTACGTGCCCCTTCTCTACCTGTTGGATCCCGAGGGGAGAATTATCGGAGGAAACGATTTTGAAAAAGTATTGGCCGACCGTCTCGGTAACTGA
- a CDS encoding electron transfer flavoprotein subunit beta/FixA family protein translates to MKILVCISKTPDTTAKIAFTDNNTKFAQDGVQWIINPYDEWYALVRAIELKEKDPSTVLHLVNVGGADAEPIIRKALALGGDEAIRVNADSHDSFYIASQIAEVAKSGGYDLVFTGRETIDYNGSSIGGMVAELLGLPYVSLATKFELNGTTATITREIEGGEEICEVQLPVVVSCQKGMAEQRIPNMKGIMGARTKPLKVVEPAAVDALTSIVSFELPPAKAGVKLVPADNPEELVRLLHEEAKVI, encoded by the coding sequence ATGAAGATCTTAGTATGTATCAGCAAAACGCCGGACACAACGGCAAAAATAGCCTTCACTGATAACAATACGAAATTTGCACAGGATGGCGTTCAATGGATCATCAATCCATACGATGAGTGGTATGCACTGGTTCGTGCTATCGAACTGAAAGAAAAAGACCCCTCCACTGTGCTGCACCTCGTGAATGTGGGAGGCGCTGATGCTGAACCTATCATCCGTAAAGCGCTTGCGCTGGGCGGAGATGAAGCGATCCGTGTGAATGCAGACAGCCATGACAGTTTCTATATCGCCAGCCAGATTGCCGAAGTGGCAAAATCCGGCGGCTATGATCTCGTGTTCACCGGCCGTGAAACCATCGACTACAATGGTTCATCCATCGGCGGTATGGTAGCCGAACTCCTGGGGCTTCCCTATGTATCCCTCGCTACCAAATTCGAACTGAATGGCACAACGGCTACCATTACCCGCGAAATTGAAGGCGGAGAAGAAATTTGCGAAGTGCAGTTACCCGTAGTAGTTAGTTGCCAGAAAGGGATGGCAGAACAACGAATTCCCAATATGAAAGGCATCATGGGTGCGCGCACCAAGCCTCTCAAAGTGGTAGAGCCTGCTGCTGTAGATGCACTTACTTCCATCGTGAGCTTTGAGCTTCCTCCTGCCAAAGCAGGTGTGAAACTGGTCCCTGCAGACAATCCGGAGGAACTGGTAAGACTGCTTCACGAAGAAGCCAAAGTGATCTAA
- a CDS encoding bifunctional nuclease family protein, with protein sequence MKKIELEIVALSHSITQTHSYAVVLGEVNGLRRLPIVIGGFEAQAIAVALEKMHPSRPLTHDLMKNFMNAFTIDLQEIVICDLQEGIFYSKLICVSEHDTVEIDSRTSDALALAVRFGCPIYTYENILESAGILMEDPSGKKKTPREAVAAEASSGSSSSGHDDLKAMSIDELHTLLNEVLEQEDYIRAIAIRDEINSRKKGR encoded by the coding sequence ATGAAGAAAATAGAGTTGGAAATAGTTGCACTATCACATAGTATAACCCAGACGCATTCTTACGCAGTAGTGCTGGGTGAGGTGAATGGCCTCCGCCGTTTACCCATTGTGATCGGGGGCTTTGAGGCCCAGGCCATTGCTGTGGCGCTGGAAAAAATGCATCCAAGCCGTCCGCTCACGCATGATCTCATGAAGAATTTCATGAATGCTTTCACTATTGATCTGCAGGAGATCGTTATCTGCGACCTGCAGGAAGGTATCTTCTACTCCAAACTTATTTGTGTGAGCGAACACGATACTGTGGAAATCGATTCCCGCACCTCCGATGCACTGGCCCTGGCCGTTCGCTTCGGTTGCCCCATCTACACCTACGAGAACATCCTGGAAAGCGCAGGCATCCTCATGGAAGATCCTTCCGGCAAGAAGAAGACACCAAGAGAAGCCGTAGCCGCCGAAGCCAGTTCCGGTAGCAGCAGCAGTGGTCATGATGATCTCAAAGCCATGAGCATCGATGAGCTGCACACCCTCCTGAACGAAGTACTGGAACAGGAAGATTATATCCGGGCCATCGCCATCCGTGATGAGATCAACAGCCGGAAAAAAGGCAGATAA
- the ispE gene encoding 4-(cytidine 5'-diphospho)-2-C-methyl-D-erythritol kinase — protein MISFPNCKINLGLHILGKRNDGYHDLATVFYPLPVKDVLEIVKAPALQLSVTGIPVGGPPEKNLCVKAWELLKTDFPDLSPVTICLHKNIPMGAGLGGGSADGAFMLSLLNSKFNLQLSKEQLLQYALQLGSDCPFFIHNQPCLATGRGEILTPLTFDLSNYSFLLIHPGVHVNTAWAFSQISPTGNSTALETIVQHPVQTWKDQLINDFEMPVTRHHPALQEIKDRLYEAGAIYASMSGSGSAFYGIFPKNQLPEIEWPSAYRVFLLP, from the coding sequence ATGATCAGTTTTCCCAATTGTAAGATCAACCTCGGCCTCCATATCCTTGGCAAAAGGAATGATGGATACCACGATCTGGCAACGGTGTTCTATCCATTGCCCGTGAAAGACGTGCTCGAGATCGTGAAAGCTCCTGCTCTTCAACTTTCCGTAACCGGCATTCCCGTTGGCGGTCCCCCGGAAAAAAATCTCTGTGTAAAAGCATGGGAACTGCTGAAAACAGATTTCCCTGACCTCTCTCCCGTAACCATCTGCCTCCATAAGAATATCCCCATGGGTGCAGGACTGGGAGGCGGCTCCGCCGATGGCGCTTTCATGCTCAGCCTGCTCAACAGCAAATTCAACCTGCAACTCAGCAAAGAACAGTTACTTCAATACGCGCTGCAACTCGGCAGCGACTGTCCGTTTTTCATTCATAACCAGCCCTGTCTGGCTACTGGTCGTGGAGAAATACTTACACCTCTTACATTTGACCTTAGCAATTATTCATTCCTCCTGATACATCCGGGAGTTCATGTAAATACCGCCTGGGCCTTTTCACAGATCAGTCCTACCGGTAATAGCACAGCGCTGGAAACTATCGTGCAACATCCGGTGCAAACCTGGAAAGATCAGCTGATCAATGATTTCGAAATGCCTGTAACCCGCCATCATCCTGCATTACAAGAGATCAAAGACAGGCTCTATGAAGCAGGTGCAATATATGCTTCCATGTCTGGCAGCGGTTCTGCTTTCTATGGCATCTTCCCGAAGAATCAATTGCCGGAGATCGAGTGGCCATCAGCATACAGGGTATTCCTCCTGCCTTAG